In Liquorilactobacillus nagelii DSM 13675, the following proteins share a genomic window:
- a CDS encoding chemotaxis protein CheA, whose translation MDDNSAYRDLFFEESEDNLQQLNDNVLELEKEPDNIDLINEIFRAAHTLKGSSATMGYEVMTKLTHRMEDIFDLFKSGKLKVNGDHISLIFKCLDRLSQLLDDLRDEKDLSEDQIKDLIDELNKVETGVTGQAAETEAASEPVKAQPAAKAELNTTFVNLEEADVDVAEQAKSSGQNVFTIAVRLDAETLLKGPRVFLIMQKLEEEGDVIHTEPTADLLEDGKFDTDFKLVFVTKETLADIKTNVESNSELETAIVEPFDSEKAVADQKKAKEAPVKQSAQVTETVKPAPKTVSKKPTAKPAAKASGGHHNARNQSIRVDLSRLDRFLNLVSELVVYRNQMEDSSHRSDLDGIRDSLEQVSRLTSELQDLVLRIRMQQVSVVFSRFPRMIRDLGRTLHKDMDLVIIGEDTELDKTVVSELGEPMIHMLRNSADHGIEDPDTREKLGKPRKGTITLSAYQEGNRVIITLEDDGKGLDPAVLKASAESKGINTDGMSEDELKHLIFHPGFSTAKKITDISGRGVGLDAVQSKITELGGSIELRSQINVGSKFIIKLPLTLSIIQALMVKVGAGNFAIPLDVVERVVMLHENDIVPTAKGEVYRFQDTLIPIIRTDQILNIESKENTKKFAIIVKSDQQYFGILADQLIGQKEIVIKKIDPVLQKINRYQGATIFDNGSIALILDVNALCQTKKRAKS comes from the coding sequence GTGGATGACAATAGTGCGTATCGTGATCTTTTTTTTGAAGAAAGTGAAGACAATCTACAACAGTTAAATGATAATGTCTTAGAGCTGGAAAAAGAGCCCGATAATATTGATTTAATTAATGAAATCTTTCGGGCCGCTCATACTTTAAAAGGTAGTTCGGCCACGATGGGTTATGAAGTAATGACTAAGCTGACTCATCGAATGGAAGATATTTTTGATCTTTTTAAATCAGGCAAATTAAAGGTTAATGGAGATCATATTTCATTGATTTTTAAATGTCTTGATCGTTTGTCACAATTGCTGGATGATTTACGTGATGAAAAAGATCTCAGTGAAGATCAAATTAAGGATTTGATTGATGAACTTAATAAAGTTGAAACGGGGGTTACCGGTCAGGCTGCGGAAACGGAAGCAGCTAGTGAACCAGTTAAAGCACAACCAGCTGCTAAAGCAGAGTTAAATACAACCTTTGTGAATTTAGAAGAAGCTGATGTTGATGTGGCCGAACAAGCTAAAAGTAGTGGACAGAACGTTTTTACAATTGCAGTTCGCTTAGATGCAGAAACATTGTTGAAAGGGCCACGGGTCTTCTTGATTATGCAAAAGCTGGAAGAAGAAGGTGACGTGATTCATACTGAACCAACAGCTGATTTGCTTGAGGACGGTAAGTTTGATACTGACTTTAAATTGGTTTTTGTTACCAAAGAAACTTTAGCGGATATCAAAACAAATGTTGAAAGTAATAGTGAACTTGAAACGGCAATTGTTGAGCCATTTGATTCTGAAAAAGCTGTAGCAGATCAAAAGAAGGCCAAAGAGGCTCCGGTTAAACAGTCAGCTCAAGTAACTGAAACTGTTAAGCCAGCACCTAAAACTGTTTCTAAGAAGCCGACTGCAAAACCGGCCGCTAAGGCCAGTGGAGGTCATCATAATGCGCGTAATCAATCAATTAGGGTAGACTTGAGCCGCTTGGATCGATTCTTGAACTTAGTTTCGGAGTTGGTTGTATACCGTAATCAGATGGAGGACTCCAGTCATCGCAGTGATTTAGATGGTATTCGCGATTCATTGGAACAAGTTTCTCGTTTAACTTCTGAGTTGCAAGACTTAGTTTTACGGATTCGGATGCAGCAAGTCAGTGTTGTTTTTAGCCGTTTTCCGCGAATGATTCGTGATTTAGGTCGTACTTTGCACAAAGATATGGATTTAGTCATTATTGGTGAAGATACTGAGTTGGATAAAACTGTTGTTTCTGAATTGGGTGAACCAATGATTCATATGTTGCGTAATTCGGCTGATCATGGGATTGAGGACCCAGATACGCGTGAGAAACTTGGCAAGCCACGAAAAGGAACGATTACTCTCTCGGCTTATCAAGAAGGCAATCGCGTAATCATTACTTTGGAAGATGACGGCAAAGGTCTTGATCCAGCAGTGCTCAAGGCTAGTGCGGAGTCAAAGGGAATTAATACAGATGGAATGTCCGAAGACGAACTAAAGCATTTGATTTTTCACCCGGGATTTTCAACGGCCAAAAAAATTACGGATATTTCTGGACGTGGAGTTGGACTAGATGCGGTTCAGTCAAAGATTACGGAGCTTGGCGGATCAATCGAATTACGCAGTCAAATTAATGTTGGCTCGAAGTTCATTATCAAGTTGCCATTAACCTTATCAATTATTCAGGCCTTAATGGTTAAAGTTGGTGCAGGAAACTTTGCCATTCCATTGGATGTTGTTGAGCGAGTTGTAATGTTGCATGAGAATGATATTGTACCAACTGCTAAAGGCGAGGTTTATCGTTTCCAAGACACTTTAATTCCAATTATTCGAACAGATCAGATTCTAAACATTGAGTCAAAAGAAAACACCAAAAAGTTCGCCATTATTGTTAAAAGTGATCAGCAGTATTTTGGTATTCTAGCAGACCAATTAATTGGTCAAAAAGAAATTGTGATTAAAAAAATTGATCCGGTATTACAAAAAATCAATCGTTATCAAGGTGCAACAATTTTTGACAATGGATCAATTGCACTGATTCTTGATGTTAATGCTTTATGTCAAACCAAAAAAAGGGCTAAATCATGA
- the fliM gene encoding flagellar motor switch protein FliM translates to MDQVLSQQEIDKLLTAMNNGEIDQEKIEEEEKAPKVKPYDFRRPIKLSKEYVNTLHMIFEDFSKMSTNILSNLLRVNVTLQLASIEQISFDEFIHSIPRVTLIGLFHSALADKTPMKGIQMFEVNPQLCMRLVELLCGGTEIEPGKVAVSDDAIDDKNFTDIELAILREVLQELGKVFQNSWKDIVQMETALDDLDTNPQLLQTMSPNEPVVLTTFTMQIGDMSTFLNICIPYVFFEGISDKLSFRNWFDSSQKLSKDDERELQRGLNNVEVSFETRLGSAQMEMADFLHLEVGDVIKLDRKTSAPLDTYVNGIPFYQAKPGKKDGNLAVELLDKLEGDPEDE, encoded by the coding sequence TTGGATCAGGTATTATCGCAGCAAGAAATTGATAAGCTGCTGACAGCAATGAACAACGGCGAAATTGACCAAGAAAAGATTGAAGAAGAAGAAAAAGCCCCCAAGGTCAAACCCTATGATTTTAGAAGGCCAATCAAACTTTCCAAGGAATATGTCAATACGCTACATATGATCTTTGAAGACTTCTCTAAAATGAGTACCAATATACTATCAAATTTGTTACGGGTTAATGTTACATTACAGTTAGCGTCGATTGAGCAAATTAGTTTTGATGAGTTTATTCATTCAATACCGCGAGTTACCTTGATTGGACTATTTCATTCGGCTTTAGCTGATAAAACACCAATGAAAGGAATTCAAATGTTTGAGGTTAATCCGCAGCTTTGTATGCGTTTGGTAGAGTTATTATGCGGGGGAACGGAAATTGAGCCTGGAAAAGTAGCAGTTTCGGATGATGCGATTGATGATAAAAATTTTACTGATATTGAATTGGCTATTTTACGTGAAGTTTTGCAAGAACTAGGGAAGGTTTTCCAAAACTCTTGGAAAGATATTGTTCAAATGGAGACGGCATTAGATGATTTAGATACTAATCCGCAATTATTGCAGACAATGTCACCGAATGAACCGGTTGTGTTAACGACATTTACAATGCAGATTGGTGATATGAGTACATTCTTAAACATTTGTATTCCGTATGTTTTCTTTGAAGGAATCAGTGACAAACTGAGCTTTAGAAATTGGTTTGACTCAAGTCAAAAGCTCAGCAAAGATGACGAACGCGAATTGCAGCGAGGGTTAAATAATGTTGAAGTGTCGTTTGAAACCCGCTTAGGAAGTGCTCAAATGGAGATGGCAGACTTCTTGCATTTGGAAGTTGGCGATGTGATCAAACTTGACCGCAAGACGAGTGCTCCGTTAGACACTTATGTTAATGGAATACCATTTTATCAAGCTAAACCTGGTAAAAAAGATGGTAATTTGGCAGTTGAATTATTAGATAAGTTGGAAGGAGACCCAGAAGATGAGTGA
- the fliY gene encoding flagellar motor switch phosphatase FliY translates to MSDSLSQEEIDKLMKGNNESATSDKPAEEKSAEEKQAATSEKKVSATEIESKYDEQTKQDIIGEVGNISMSQAATTLSSILNHRVTITTPKVSRVYFKELISDIATPKVAMTVGFKEGLIGTNLMLLQVKDANVIADLMMGGDGEPKSQDFTEVELSAVSEAMNQMIGSAATAMATMINRKVDILPPDVKVWREPDNIQYENIGGDQKIYKVSFSLNVEGLIKSEIMQIFTEDMVEDIADAMMADKATVVKEHETNEKKQSASSTADKVQPQSQQPKIKPDQQTTTAPRPSQLAPKSKQTVEVSQPEFQQLSGEKVPQGDNLDLIMDVPLNLSVVLGRAEKSVRDILNFNSGSVIELDRLTDEPLEILLNGKLIATGEVVVINENFGIRITNIVSQRQRIDHMG, encoded by the coding sequence ATGAGTGATAGTTTATCGCAAGAAGAGATCGACAAGTTAATGAAGGGCAATAACGAATCGGCAACTTCTGACAAACCAGCCGAGGAAAAGTCAGCCGAAGAAAAGCAGGCGGCAACGAGTGAGAAAAAAGTATCAGCCACAGAAATTGAAAGCAAATATGATGAACAAACCAAACAGGATATTATTGGTGAAGTCGGTAATATTTCGATGTCACAGGCGGCAACAACCCTGTCTTCAATTTTAAATCATCGTGTAACCATCACGACCCCAAAAGTTTCTCGAGTATATTTTAAAGAATTGATTTCAGACATTGCAACGCCTAAAGTTGCGATGACAGTTGGTTTTAAAGAAGGATTGATTGGAACTAACTTGATGTTGTTGCAAGTTAAAGATGCGAATGTTATTGCCGATTTAATGATGGGCGGTGATGGTGAACCAAAATCCCAGGATTTTACTGAAGTTGAACTTAGTGCGGTTTCGGAAGCCATGAATCAAATGATTGGTTCGGCAGCAACGGCGATGGCAACGATGATTAATCGCAAAGTTGATATTTTACCACCCGATGTTAAGGTTTGGCGTGAACCGGATAATATTCAGTATGAGAATATTGGCGGTGATCAAAAGATTTATAAGGTTTCTTTTTCGTTAAATGTTGAAGGATTAATTAAAAGTGAAATTATGCAGATTTTCACTGAAGATATGGTTGAAGATATTGCTGATGCAATGATGGCCGATAAAGCAACGGTAGTTAAAGAACATGAAACTAATGAGAAAAAGCAGTCTGCTTCTTCAACAGCGGATAAAGTTCAACCACAATCGCAACAACCGAAAATTAAACCTGACCAGCAAACAACAACTGCACCTCGACCGTCTCAACTTGCTCCAAAGTCAAAGCAAACGGTTGAAGTTAGCCAACCTGAATTTCAGCAATTGTCGGGTGAGAAAGTTCCACAGGGCGACAATCTAGATTTGATTATGGATGTTCCGCTGAATTTGAGTGTTGTTTTAGGACGTGCTGAAAAAAGCGTGCGTGACATTTTGAATTTCAATTCAGGTTCAGTGATTGAGTTAGATCGCTTGACAGATGAGCCCTTGGAAATTTTATTGAATGGTAAATTAATTGCTACTGGCGAGGTAGTAGTTATTAATGAAAACTTTGGCATTCGGATTACCAATATTGT
- a CDS encoding chemotaxis protein CheC yields the protein MKYTDLQIDGLREMINIGGGNAATSISKMVDEKIDMKIPEVAILSYQELYQKVMADDVEVYGVISKIVGEYQGAILFVVTDQAIDQLAGLILKGTEASWDVKLSAVSELSNIIANSFLNAIGRLLDVQLISSLPQVKNDFFGALISSAYLAFDQYDEQVMVIRNEFTYAEKKLDASLFLIPEEGVLDNLIKSLGV from the coding sequence ATGAAATATACAGATTTACAAATTGATGGATTACGCGAAATGATCAATATCGGCGGCGGCAATGCAGCAACTAGTATTTCAAAAATGGTTGATGAAAAAATTGATATGAAGATTCCAGAAGTTGCTATTTTAAGTTATCAGGAATTATATCAAAAAGTAATGGCTGATGATGTTGAAGTTTACGGGGTAATTAGTAAAATAGTAGGAGAGTATCAAGGAGCAATTTTGTTTGTGGTGACTGATCAAGCCATTGACCAGTTGGCAGGATTGATTTTAAAGGGTACTGAAGCATCGTGGGATGTTAAGCTATCCGCGGTAAGTGAATTATCCAACATTATTGCTAATTCATTTTTAAATGCGATTGGAAGATTACTCGATGTACAATTGATTTCGTCACTGCCGCAGGTCAAAAATGATTTTTTTGGAGCACTGATTAGCAGTGCTTATCTCGCGTTTGATCAATATGATGAACAAGTTATGGTTATTCGCAATGAATTTACTTACGCTGAAAAAAAACTTGACGCTTCTTTGTTTTTAATCCCAGAAGAAGGCGTCTTGGATAATTTAATTAAATCGCTTGGAGTATGA
- a CDS encoding chemotaxis protein CheW, with product MQMILFKLNQQFYLISAASVEEVIDTIEITPVPLAPKWVKGLINLRGAVMTVVGLSELIGVPESKEYKNILIMKKDDKRKGLLIEEVSEILDVDSKKIVLNDDSKEQNEYYSGIVSFPDKVANVVDVTKMIF from the coding sequence ATGCAAATGATTCTTTTTAAACTGAATCAGCAATTTTATTTGATCTCAGCAGCTTCAGTTGAAGAAGTCATCGATACTATCGAAATAACTCCAGTACCACTGGCACCTAAATGGGTTAAGGGTTTGATTAATCTGCGTGGGGCAGTTATGACAGTGGTAGGATTATCAGAATTAATCGGTGTGCCGGAATCAAAAGAGTATAAAAATATTTTGATCATGAAAAAAGATGATAAACGTAAAGGCTTATTAATTGAAGAAGTTAGTGAAATTCTTGATGTAGATTCTAAGAAGATAGTTTTGAATGATGATTCGAAAGAGCAAAATGAATATTATTCAGGAATCGTTTCGTTTCCCGATAAAGTAGCTAATGTTGTTGATGTAACTAAAATGATTTTTTAG
- a CDS encoding response regulator has protein sequence MGKKILIVDDAVFMRIKLKDILEKNGYEVAGEAQNGQEAFDQYQEVKPDLVTMDITMPEVDGLEALKMIRKADANAKVIMCSAMGQQGMVMDAIRAGAIDFIVKPFDTERVIKALDKAFS, from the coding sequence TTGGGAAAGAAAATTTTGATTGTTGATGACGCGGTCTTCATGCGAATCAAGTTAAAGGATATTTTAGAAAAAAATGGTTATGAGGTTGCCGGTGAGGCACAAAATGGTCAAGAAGCTTTTGATCAGTACCAAGAAGTCAAACCAGACCTTGTTACGATGGATATTACAATGCCAGAAGTTGACGGACTGGAAGCGTTGAAAATGATTCGCAAGGCTGATGCCAATGCCAAAGTTATTATGTGCAGTGCGATGGGCCAACAAGGTATGGTAATGGATGCAATTCGAGCTGGTGCAATTGATTTTATCGTTAAACCTTTTGATACTGAACGAGTAATTAAAGCGTTGGATAAGGCTTTTTCATAA